The following proteins are encoded in a genomic region of Oncorhynchus gorbuscha isolate QuinsamMale2020 ecotype Even-year linkage group LG11, OgorEven_v1.0, whole genome shotgun sequence:
- the LOC124048152 gene encoding APOBEC1 complementation factor-like isoform X1 has product MESNQKSGDGLTGMQKEAALRALIQRTGYQLLQENGQRRYGGPPPGWKGPPPERGSEIFVGKLPRDLFEDELVPHCEKFGKIFEVRMMMDFNGNNRGYAFVTFYNKNEAKTAMKQLNNYEIRNGRLLGVCASVDNCRLFVGGIPKSKKREEILMEMKKVTDGVLEVIVYPSAADKTKNRGFAFVEYDSHRAAAMARRKLLPGRILLWGHAIAVDWAEPEVEVDEDTMATVKILYVRNLMLATTEETIEKEFNSIKPGAVERVKKIRDYAFVHFTQREDAISAMDGLNGKLVDGSPVEVTLAKPVDKDNYVRYTRGTGGRGGAVLQGEYTYTLGQVYDPSAAYLGPPVFYAPQIYAAIPDQFRFPIAKGLVGGRGLVRTPSVREIYMNVPVGAAGIRGMGGRGYLAYAGLGRGCATYQLKTDKHPEDKLFDLLPGMELTPMNPVKPPGIKHTPQILEEVCQKNNWGQPVYQLHSAIGPDQSQLFLYKVTIPALSTQYPNVHPFTPAKLCTSVDEAKVHAAEHALHTLGLQTEGAEASAAAVAAFPGYTIANTSASVAASQLKQAVSLHQDMAAYTTYEGYPAFTVATRGDGYGVF; this is encoded by the exons ATGGAATCTAATCAAAAATCTGGGGATGGACTGACGGGCATGCAGAAAGAGGCCGCGCTGCGTGCGCTCATTCAGCGTACAGGATACCAATTACTGCAG GAGAATGGTCAGAGGAGGTACGGCGGGCCCCCTCCAGGCTGGAAAGGCCCTCCCccagagaggggcagtgagatcTTTGTGGGGAAGCTGCCAAGAGACCTCTTTGAGGATGAGCTGGTCCCCCACTGTGAGAAA TTTGGGAAAATCTTTGAGGTTCGGATGATGATGGACTTCAACGGCAATAATAGAGGATATGCCTTCGTTACCTTTTACAACAAAAATGAAGCCAAGACCGCCATGAAACAGCTCAATAACTATGAAATCAG GAACGGAAGGCTCCTGGGAGTGTGTGCCAGTGTGGACAACTGTCGTCTGTTTGTGGGGGGCATCCCCAAATccaagaagagagaggagatcctGATGGAGATGAAGAAAGTAACAGATGGGGTGTTGGAGGTGATTGTTTACCCCAGTGCTGCGGACAAGACCAAGAACAGGGGCTTCGCCTTTGTGGAGTATGACAGTCACCGCGCTGCAGCCATGGCCAGGAGGAAACTACTGCCAG GGAGGATCCTGCTGTGGGGGCACGCCATCGCCGTGGACTGGGCGGAGCCTGAAGTGGAAGTGGACGAGGACACCATGGCAACGGTGAAGATTCTCTACGTGAGGAACTTAATGCTGGCCACTACAGAAGAGACCATCGAGAAGGAGTTCAACAGTATCAAACCAG GTGCTgtagagagagtgaagaagaTCAGAGACTATGCCTTTGTCCATTTCACCCAGAGAGAAGACGCGATAAGCGCCATGGACGGACTGAATGGAAAG CTGGTGGATGGCTCTCCCGTGGAGGTGACCCTGGCTAAGCCGGTGGATAAGGACAACTACGTGCGCTACACCCGGGGTACAGGTGGCCGCGGTGGGGCCGTGCTCCAGGGGGAGTACACCTACACACTGGGCCAGGTGTATGACCCCTCAGCAGCCTACCTGGGTCCCCCCGTGTTCTACGCCCCCCAGATATATGCTGCTATTCCTGATCAGTTCCGCTTCCCCATTGCCAAGGGGCTTGTGGGGGGCCGTGGCCTGGTGCGCACGCCCTCAGTCAGAG AAATTTACATGAATGTACCTGTAGGGGCAGCGGGCATACGCGGGATGGGTGGTCGCGGATACCTCGCCTACGCAGGTTTAGGCCGAGGCTGTGCCACCTACCAGCTAAAGACAGACAAGCACCCCGAGGACAAGCTCTTTGACCTGCTGCCAGGCATGGAACTCACGCCCATGAACCCTGTGAAGCCTCCCGGTAtcaaacacacaccacag ATCTTGGAGGAAGTGTGTCAGAAGAACAACTGGGGGCAGCCAGTTTATCAGCTTCACTCTGCCATCGGACCTGATCAAAGCCAACTGTTCCTCTACAAAGTCACCATTCCGGCTCTGTCCACCCAATACCCTAATGT gcatcCGTTCACCCCAGCCAAGCTGTGTACATCTGTGGATGAGGCCAAGGTTCATGCTGCGGAGCACGCCCTGCATACCCTGGGTCTGCAGACAGAAGGAGCTGAGGCCTCCGCTGCAGCCGTTGCTGCATTCCCAG GTTACACAATAGCGAACACCTCAGCCTCAGTAGCTGCCTCCCAGCTCAAACAGGCCGTCTCCCTGCACCAGGACATGGCAGCATACACTACCTACGAAGGCTATCCCGCCTTCACCGTGGCAACCCGTGGAGACGGTTATGGAGTGTTCTAG
- the LOC124048154 gene encoding phosphatidylcholine:ceramide cholinephosphotransferase 1-like: protein MKKVAQWSTEDVRQWLTNEGMQEYSEAFLHLDGQGLLQLSKADFQTAPLVLVTSDRGRQLLDKLETLRIEHHIEAHKNGHANGHSISTVINEVNGNKPKSNGLINGFHKERVQIHMPEINRSPFPEEWGKTGVACIYAMVCFVCTTIIISVVHERVPPKEATPPLPDKFFDFFDRVDWAFSICEINGMILVGLWLLQLTLLKYRSIVGRRFFFIVGTLYLYRCITMYITTLPVPGMHFKCSPKLFGDWESQMRRVMKMIAGGGLTITGSHHMCGDYLYSGHTVMLTLSYLFIKEYSPKRFWWYHLICWLLCAVGLFCILLAHDHYSIDVVVAYFITTRLFWWYHTMANQQVLKESSQSNFFSRVWWYRIFQYLEQNVTGIVPRNYQMPLSWPPTQWSLVKYSRIDTQCP, encoded by the exons ATGAAGAAAGTAGCCCAGTGGTCAACGGAGGACGTGCGCCAGTGGCTGACCAATGAGGGAATGCAGGAATACTCTGAGGCCTTCCTCCACCTAGACGGCCAGGGCCTCCTGCAGCTCTCCAAGGCGGACTTCCAGACCGCCCCTCTGGTCCTTGTCACCTCGGACAGAGGCAGACAGCTTTTGGACAAGTTGGAGACTCTCAGAatagagcaccacattgaagcacATAAAAATGGGCATGCCAACGGACACTCCATCTCGACTGTCATCAATGAGGTAAATGGGAACAAGCCCAAGAGTAACGGTCTGATCAATGGGTTTCACAAGGAACGGGTTCAGATCCACATGCCTGAGATCAACCGCTCTCCGTTCCCTGAAGAGTGGGGGAAGACTGGCGTGGCTTGCATCTACGCCATGGTCTGCTTCGTCTGCACCACCATCATTATCTCTGTGGTCCACGAACGCGTGCCTCCCAAAGAGGCTACTCCGCCCCTGCCAGACAAGTTCTTTGACTTTTTTGACCGAGTAGACTGGGCTTTTTCCATATGCGAAATCAACGGCATGATACTGGTCGGCCTGTGGCTTCTACAGTTGACACTGTTAAAATATAG GTCCATCGTTGGTCGACGTTTCTTCTTCATCGTTGGCACACTGTACCTATACAGGTGTATCACCATGTACATAACCACACTCCCTGTGCCAGGAATGCACTTCAAGTGCTCTCCTAAG CTATTTGGTGACTGGGAGTCCCAAATGCGGCGAGTCATGAAGATGATTGCAGGAGGAGGCCTCACCATCACTGGCTCGCACCACATGTGTGGGGACTACCTTTAcagtggccacacagtcatgctGACACTCAGCTATCTCTTCATTAAAGAAT ACTCTCCAAAACGGTTCTGGTGGTACCATTTGATCTGCTGGTTGCTATGTGCTGTAGGCCTATTCTGCATTCTCTTGGCTCATGACCACTACTCCATAGATGTGGTGGTGGCTTACTTCATCACCACACGCCTATTCTGGTGGTACCACACCATGGCCAACCAGCAA GTGCTGAAGGAATCATCGCAGAGCAACTTTTTCTCAAGGGTGTGGTGGTACCGAATTTTCCAGTACCTGGAACAGAATGTCACAGGCATCGTCCCTCGGAACTACCAGATGCCGCTGTCATGGCCACCGACCCAATGGAGTCTAGTGAAGTACAGCCGTATTGACACACAGTGCCCGTGA
- the LOC124048152 gene encoding APOBEC1 complementation factor-like isoform X2 codes for MESNQKSGDGLTGMQKEAALRALIQRTGYQLLQENGQRRYGGPPPGWKGPPPERGSEIFVGKLPRDLFEDELVPHCEKFGKIFEVRMMMDFNGNNRGYAFVTFYNKNEAKTAMKQLNNYEIRNGRLLGVCASVDNCRLFVGGIPKSKKREEILMEMKKVTDGVLEVIVYPSAADKTKNRGFAFVEYDSHRAAAMARRKLLPGRILLWGHAIAVDWAEPEVEVDEDTMATVKILYVRNLMLATTEETIEKEFNSIKPGAVERVKKIRDYAFVHFTQREDAISAMDGLNGKLVDGSPVEVTLAKPVDKDNYVRYTRGTGGRGGAVLQGEYTYTLGQVYDPSAAYLGPPVFYAPQIYAAIPDQFRFPIAKGLVGGRGLVRTPSVRGAAGIRGMGGRGYLAYAGLGRGCATYQLKTDKHPEDKLFDLLPGMELTPMNPVKPPGIKHTPQILEEVCQKNNWGQPVYQLHSAIGPDQSQLFLYKVTIPALSTQYPNVHPFTPAKLCTSVDEAKVHAAEHALHTLGLQTEGAEASAAAVAAFPGYTIANTSASVAASQLKQAVSLHQDMAAYTTYEGYPAFTVATRGDGYGVF; via the exons ATGGAATCTAATCAAAAATCTGGGGATGGACTGACGGGCATGCAGAAAGAGGCCGCGCTGCGTGCGCTCATTCAGCGTACAGGATACCAATTACTGCAG GAGAATGGTCAGAGGAGGTACGGCGGGCCCCCTCCAGGCTGGAAAGGCCCTCCCccagagaggggcagtgagatcTTTGTGGGGAAGCTGCCAAGAGACCTCTTTGAGGATGAGCTGGTCCCCCACTGTGAGAAA TTTGGGAAAATCTTTGAGGTTCGGATGATGATGGACTTCAACGGCAATAATAGAGGATATGCCTTCGTTACCTTTTACAACAAAAATGAAGCCAAGACCGCCATGAAACAGCTCAATAACTATGAAATCAG GAACGGAAGGCTCCTGGGAGTGTGTGCCAGTGTGGACAACTGTCGTCTGTTTGTGGGGGGCATCCCCAAATccaagaagagagaggagatcctGATGGAGATGAAGAAAGTAACAGATGGGGTGTTGGAGGTGATTGTTTACCCCAGTGCTGCGGACAAGACCAAGAACAGGGGCTTCGCCTTTGTGGAGTATGACAGTCACCGCGCTGCAGCCATGGCCAGGAGGAAACTACTGCCAG GGAGGATCCTGCTGTGGGGGCACGCCATCGCCGTGGACTGGGCGGAGCCTGAAGTGGAAGTGGACGAGGACACCATGGCAACGGTGAAGATTCTCTACGTGAGGAACTTAATGCTGGCCACTACAGAAGAGACCATCGAGAAGGAGTTCAACAGTATCAAACCAG GTGCTgtagagagagtgaagaagaTCAGAGACTATGCCTTTGTCCATTTCACCCAGAGAGAAGACGCGATAAGCGCCATGGACGGACTGAATGGAAAG CTGGTGGATGGCTCTCCCGTGGAGGTGACCCTGGCTAAGCCGGTGGATAAGGACAACTACGTGCGCTACACCCGGGGTACAGGTGGCCGCGGTGGGGCCGTGCTCCAGGGGGAGTACACCTACACACTGGGCCAGGTGTATGACCCCTCAGCAGCCTACCTGGGTCCCCCCGTGTTCTACGCCCCCCAGATATATGCTGCTATTCCTGATCAGTTCCGCTTCCCCATTGCCAAGGGGCTTGTGGGGGGCCGTGGCCTGGTGCGCACGCCCTCAGTCAGAG GGGCAGCGGGCATACGCGGGATGGGTGGTCGCGGATACCTCGCCTACGCAGGTTTAGGCCGAGGCTGTGCCACCTACCAGCTAAAGACAGACAAGCACCCCGAGGACAAGCTCTTTGACCTGCTGCCAGGCATGGAACTCACGCCCATGAACCCTGTGAAGCCTCCCGGTAtcaaacacacaccacag ATCTTGGAGGAAGTGTGTCAGAAGAACAACTGGGGGCAGCCAGTTTATCAGCTTCACTCTGCCATCGGACCTGATCAAAGCCAACTGTTCCTCTACAAAGTCACCATTCCGGCTCTGTCCACCCAATACCCTAATGT gcatcCGTTCACCCCAGCCAAGCTGTGTACATCTGTGGATGAGGCCAAGGTTCATGCTGCGGAGCACGCCCTGCATACCCTGGGTCTGCAGACAGAAGGAGCTGAGGCCTCCGCTGCAGCCGTTGCTGCATTCCCAG GTTACACAATAGCGAACACCTCAGCCTCAGTAGCTGCCTCCCAGCTCAAACAGGCCGTCTCCCTGCACCAGGACATGGCAGCATACACTACCTACGAAGGCTATCCCGCCTTCACCGTGGCAACCCGTGGAGACGGTTATGGAGTGTTCTAG